In Heteronotia binoei isolate CCM8104 ecotype False Entrance Well chromosome 4, APGP_CSIRO_Hbin_v1, whole genome shotgun sequence, a genomic segment contains:
- the LPAR5 gene encoding lysophosphatidic acid receptor 5, producing MSASNQSLEPCTDRSASHQLHLVGYSLIFTAGLLLNVAAIWIFLYYLRIKSVVSIYMLNLAVSDLLFTVSLPFRIYYYAVGEWPFGSFLCQVSGSVFQINMYGSCLFLMCINLDRFVAIVYPLRWRHLRRPKVARLLCLVVWVLILMGSVPVAGVHRTTSCQKQNRNVTLCFESFSNDLWQKGLFPLVILAEILGFLLPLTSVTYCSIRIFRKLCKPGREQSLRQQKTIRMLVVNLVIFIICFVPYNIILAAYGMIKARVFPTEQQTKDSVRQALVVTVLLASMNCTLDPLIYYFNTEGFRNTLKKLRRGQAWDSETGTLQTRVMQSKPHQADTKSELKRFPVRHLILPRKDLPFAPPKIFLNSPIEDSEI from the coding sequence ATGTCAGCTTCCAACCAGTCATTGGAACCGTGCACGGACCGCAGTGCCAGCCACCAACTTCACCTGGTCGGATACAGCCTAATTTTCACAGCCGGCTTGCTCCTCAACGTCGCGGCCATCTGGATCTTCCTGTACTACCTGCGCATCAAGTCCGTGGTGAGCATCTACATGCTGAACTTGGCCGTCAGCGACCTCCTTTTCACGGTGTCTTTGCCATTCCGTATCTACTATTACGCCGTGGGGGAATGGCCCTTTGGGAGTTTCCTTTGCCAAGTCTCCGGCTCCGTCTTCCAGATCAACATGTACGGCAGCTGCCTCTTCCTCATGTGCATCAACCTGGACCGCTTTGTTGCCATCGTCTACCCGCTCCGCTGGCGCCACCTCCGACGCCCTAAGGTGGCGCGGCTGCTCTGCCTGGTGGTGTGGGTGCTTATCCTGATGGGCTCCGTTCCAGTGGCTGGCGTTCACAGAACCACATCCTGTCAGAAACAAAACCGGAATGTCACGCTGTGTTTCGAAAGCTTCAGTAATGACCTGTGGCAGAAAGGACTCTTTCCCTTGGTTATTCTGGCGGAGATCCTCGGCTTTCTCCTGCCTCTCACTTCCGTGACCTACTGCTCGATTAGAATCTTCCGGAAACTGTGCAAGCCTGGGCGGGAGCAGAGCCTGCGCCAGCAGAAGACAATTCGCATGCTCGTGGTGAACCTGGTCATCTTCATTATCTGCTTTGTCCCTTACAACATCATCCTAGCAGCCTACGGGATGATTAAGGCCCGGGTGTTCCCGACGGAACAACAGACGAAGGATTCTGTCCGCCAGGCCCTGGTCGTCACGGTGCTCCTGGCCAGTATGAACTGCACCCTGGACCCCTTGATCTATTACTTCAATACGGAGGGTTTTCGAAACACTTTAAAGAAACTGCGGAGGGGGCAAGCATGGGACTCCGAGACGGGGACGCTTCAGACTCGAGTGATGCAAAGCAAACCTCACCAGGCGGACACTAAGTCAGAACTCAAACGATTCCCGGTTCGGCACTTGATCCTCCCGCGCAAGGATTTGCCGTTTGCTCCTCCCAAGATATTTTTAAACAGTCCCATCGAAGATTCTGAAATATAA